In Cyprinus carpio isolate SPL01 chromosome A14, ASM1834038v1, whole genome shotgun sequence, a single window of DNA contains:
- the LOC109102587 gene encoding muscle M-line assembly protein unc-89-like isoform X2, whose amino-acid sequence MTSNITDASQDELINLIYHHLKDNGYEKAANVLRKHAPQVETEEVKASLSEIFKKWASLDDGDIPPVPSGVQSPAKSKTGSSAITESKVTAPSAVGPKNSVSNKKTSGLAKKSTKKKKKETKPRKRKKSTSEDVSVPLLVVASPGNNSDSDSSLDVDKWRKILSELSDADRAKMDILSILDETPVSSPAKSSAKGKTAKKPARAKKEGDSKIQKSNTPAKKASAKPDISVTTDASETPSKKSKDKDAAAVSDHEVKTPSKKTGNKKNSSNVETDYSTLNNKAVKKAASKLLETNLKVEATPDQSETQSKKLKNKKSKRVVEPVPDETPSKKVKVEKTEGTSEIDQETPSEKADVSLESVKPDSSSKKAKLKANKSHSETLPSKKAKAKKVKSTEEPGEVGTSSKKLKTVMSDDDLLHSDSTNSISIKRKNKAAADDVEIQNDVPSETPLKSSKSQAKTLDGDGLGNEETSSQDLKTSKKKKHKREESLDVPAPEEATPEPKEAKEKKKSKEGENADALQPPPAAAAKEEEAFVPVDTNQKKKKKKKEKEREEETEEIIPLSAPVEEVVVQKKKKMSSEEKQFSSDESLGLNGT is encoded by the exons ATGACCTCAAATATTACAGACGCCTCGCAGGACGAgctgatcaatttaatatatcaCCATTTAAAGGACAACGGCTACGAGAAAGCAGCTAACGTGCTGAGAAAGCACGCACCCCAG GTTGAAACTGAAGAAGTGAAGGCATCCTTGAGTGAGATCTTTAAGAAGTGGGCAAG CTTGGATGATGGAGATATTCCTCCGGTGCCTTCTG GTGTTCAGAGTCCTGCAAAGAGCAAGACAGGCTCTTCAGCTATAACCGAGTCTAAGGTCACAGCCCCCTCTGCTG TTGGTCCAAAAAATTCTGTGAGCAACAAGAAGACTTCAGGATTGGCAAAAAAATCAACG aaaaagaagaaaaaagaaacaaaaccaaggaaaagaaaaaagtccACGTCTGAAGATGTTTCAGTGCCTCTTTTGGTCGTTGCCTCTCCAGGGAACAACTCCGATTCAGACTCTAGTTTAGATGTGGACAAGTGGAGGAAAATACTTTCTGAGTTATCAG ATGCCGATCGAGCAAAGATGGACATTCTCTCAATCTTGGATGAAACTCCTGTCTCCTCACCTGCAAAGTCTTCAGCAAAGGGAAAGACGGCAAAGAAGCCAGCAAGAGCTAAAAAGGAGGGCGACTCCAAAATCCAAAAGTCCAATACACCAGCAAAGAAGGCGAGTGCCAAACCTGACATTTCTGTAACGACCGATGCATCTGAGACTCCTTCAAAAAAGTCGAAAGACAAAGATGCTGCAGCAGTTTCTGATCATGAAGTTAAGACACCATCCAAAAAGACTGGGAATAAGAAAAATAGTAGTAATGTTGAAACTGACTATAGTACCTTAAATAATAAAGCGGTTAAGAAAGCTGCTAGCAAGCTGCTAGAAACCAACCTTAAAGTGGAAGCTacccctgaccaatcagagacaCAGTCAAAGAAACTGAAAAACAAGAAGTCTAAAAGAGTTGTAGAGCCTGTTCCTGATGAGACGCCTTCTAAGAAGGTTAAAGTTGAGAAAACTGAAGGAACTTCTGAGATTGACCAAGAGACGCCATCTGAGAAAGCTGACGTCTCTCTAGAATCCGTTAAACCTGACTCTTCATCTAAAAAAGCCAAACTTAAGGCTAATAAAAGCCATTCAGAAACACTTCCATCTAAAAAAGCTAAAGCCAAGAAGGTTAAAAGCACCGAAGAACCTGGTGAAGTGGGAACGAGCAGTAAGAAGCTCAAAACGGTCATGTCAGATGATGATCTCCTGCACTCCGACTCTACAAACAGCATTtcgataaaaagaaaaaacaaggctGCTGCTGATGATGTGGAGATCCAGAATGATGTTCCTTCAGAAACACCCTTAAAAAGTAGTAAATCTCAAGCTAAGACTCTAGATGGTGATGGTTTGGGAAATGAGGAGACCTCTAGTCAAGATCTAAAaacttccaaaaagaaaaaacacaaaagggAAGAATCTTTGGATGTCCCAGCTCCGGAGGAGGCCACGCCAGAGCCCAAGGAGGccaaagagaagaagaaaagcaaGGAGGGAGAAAATGCAGATGCTCTTcaaccaccaccagcagcagcagcaaaagaagaagaagcattTGTTCCTGTAGATACAAATCAGAAGAAAAAGA agaagaagaaagagaaggagagagaagaagaaacagaGGAGATAATCCCCTTGTCTGCTCCAGTTGAGGAGGTGgtagtgcaaaaaa AGAAGAAGATGTCTTCCGAAGAGAAGCAGTTCAGTAGTGATGAATCTCTTGGACTCAACGGCACATGA
- the LOC109102587 gene encoding muscle M-line assembly protein unc-89-like isoform X1, translated as MTSNITDASQDELINLIYHHLKDNGYEKAANVLRKHAPQVETEEVKASLSEIFKKWASLDDGDIPPVPSGVQSPAKSKTGSSAITESKVTAPSAVVGPKNSVSNKKTSGLAKKSTKKKKKETKPRKRKKSTSEDVSVPLLVVASPGNNSDSDSSLDVDKWRKILSELSDADRAKMDILSILDETPVSSPAKSSAKGKTAKKPARAKKEGDSKIQKSNTPAKKASAKPDISVTTDASETPSKKSKDKDAAAVSDHEVKTPSKKTGNKKNSSNVETDYSTLNNKAVKKAASKLLETNLKVEATPDQSETQSKKLKNKKSKRVVEPVPDETPSKKVKVEKTEGTSEIDQETPSEKADVSLESVKPDSSSKKAKLKANKSHSETLPSKKAKAKKVKSTEEPGEVGTSSKKLKTVMSDDDLLHSDSTNSISIKRKNKAAADDVEIQNDVPSETPLKSSKSQAKTLDGDGLGNEETSSQDLKTSKKKKHKREESLDVPAPEEATPEPKEAKEKKKSKEGENADALQPPPAAAAKEEEAFVPVDTNQKKKKKKKEKEREEETEEIIPLSAPVEEVVVQKKKKMSSEEKQFSSDESLGLNGT; from the exons ATGACCTCAAATATTACAGACGCCTCGCAGGACGAgctgatcaatttaatatatcaCCATTTAAAGGACAACGGCTACGAGAAAGCAGCTAACGTGCTGAGAAAGCACGCACCCCAG GTTGAAACTGAAGAAGTGAAGGCATCCTTGAGTGAGATCTTTAAGAAGTGGGCAAG CTTGGATGATGGAGATATTCCTCCGGTGCCTTCTG GTGTTCAGAGTCCTGCAAAGAGCAAGACAGGCTCTTCAGCTATAACCGAGTCTAAGGTCACAGCCCCCTCTGCTG TAGTTGGTCCAAAAAATTCTGTGAGCAACAAGAAGACTTCAGGATTGGCAAAAAAATCAACG aaaaagaagaaaaaagaaacaaaaccaaggaaaagaaaaaagtccACGTCTGAAGATGTTTCAGTGCCTCTTTTGGTCGTTGCCTCTCCAGGGAACAACTCCGATTCAGACTCTAGTTTAGATGTGGACAAGTGGAGGAAAATACTTTCTGAGTTATCAG ATGCCGATCGAGCAAAGATGGACATTCTCTCAATCTTGGATGAAACTCCTGTCTCCTCACCTGCAAAGTCTTCAGCAAAGGGAAAGACGGCAAAGAAGCCAGCAAGAGCTAAAAAGGAGGGCGACTCCAAAATCCAAAAGTCCAATACACCAGCAAAGAAGGCGAGTGCCAAACCTGACATTTCTGTAACGACCGATGCATCTGAGACTCCTTCAAAAAAGTCGAAAGACAAAGATGCTGCAGCAGTTTCTGATCATGAAGTTAAGACACCATCCAAAAAGACTGGGAATAAGAAAAATAGTAGTAATGTTGAAACTGACTATAGTACCTTAAATAATAAAGCGGTTAAGAAAGCTGCTAGCAAGCTGCTAGAAACCAACCTTAAAGTGGAAGCTacccctgaccaatcagagacaCAGTCAAAGAAACTGAAAAACAAGAAGTCTAAAAGAGTTGTAGAGCCTGTTCCTGATGAGACGCCTTCTAAGAAGGTTAAAGTTGAGAAAACTGAAGGAACTTCTGAGATTGACCAAGAGACGCCATCTGAGAAAGCTGACGTCTCTCTAGAATCCGTTAAACCTGACTCTTCATCTAAAAAAGCCAAACTTAAGGCTAATAAAAGCCATTCAGAAACACTTCCATCTAAAAAAGCTAAAGCCAAGAAGGTTAAAAGCACCGAAGAACCTGGTGAAGTGGGAACGAGCAGTAAGAAGCTCAAAACGGTCATGTCAGATGATGATCTCCTGCACTCCGACTCTACAAACAGCATTtcgataaaaagaaaaaacaaggctGCTGCTGATGATGTGGAGATCCAGAATGATGTTCCTTCAGAAACACCCTTAAAAAGTAGTAAATCTCAAGCTAAGACTCTAGATGGTGATGGTTTGGGAAATGAGGAGACCTCTAGTCAAGATCTAAAaacttccaaaaagaaaaaacacaaaagggAAGAATCTTTGGATGTCCCAGCTCCGGAGGAGGCCACGCCAGAGCCCAAGGAGGccaaagagaagaagaaaagcaaGGAGGGAGAAAATGCAGATGCTCTTcaaccaccaccagcagcagcagcaaaagaagaagaagcattTGTTCCTGTAGATACAAATCAGAAGAAAAAGA agaagaagaaagagaaggagagagaagaagaaacagaGGAGATAATCCCCTTGTCTGCTCCAGTTGAGGAGGTGgtagtgcaaaaaa AGAAGAAGATGTCTTCCGAAGAGAAGCAGTTCAGTAGTGATGAATCTCTTGGACTCAACGGCACATGA
- the LOC109102587 gene encoding muscle M-line assembly protein unc-89-like isoform X4, translating to MTSNITDASQDELINLIYHHLKDNGYEKAANVLRKHAPQVETEEVKASLSEIFKKWASLDDGDIPPVPSGVQSPAKSKTGSSAITESKVTAPSAVVGPKNSVSNKKTSGLAKKSTKKKKKETKPRKRKKSTSEDVSVPLLVVASPGNNSDSDSSLDVDKWRKILSELSDADRAKMDILSILDETPVSSPAKSSAKGKTAKKPARAKKEGDSKIQKSNTPAKKASAKPDISVTTDASETPSKKSKDKDAAAVSDHEVKTPSKKTGNKKNSSNVETDYSTLNNKAVKKAASKLLETNLKVEATPDQSETQSKKLKNKKSKRVVEPVPDETPSKKVKVEKTEGTSEIDQETPSEKADVSLESVKPDSSSKKAKLKANKSHSETLPSKKAKAKKVKSTEEPGEVGTSSKKLKTVMSDDDLLHSDSTNSISIKRKNKAAADDVEIQNDVPSETPLKSSKSQAKTLDGDGLGNEETSSQDLKTSKKKKHKREESLDVPAPEEATPEPKEAKEKKKSKEGENADALQPPPAAAAKEEEAFVPVDTNQKKKKKKKEKEREEETEEIIPLSAPVEEKKMSSEEKQFSSDESLGLNGT from the exons ATGACCTCAAATATTACAGACGCCTCGCAGGACGAgctgatcaatttaatatatcaCCATTTAAAGGACAACGGCTACGAGAAAGCAGCTAACGTGCTGAGAAAGCACGCACCCCAG GTTGAAACTGAAGAAGTGAAGGCATCCTTGAGTGAGATCTTTAAGAAGTGGGCAAG CTTGGATGATGGAGATATTCCTCCGGTGCCTTCTG GTGTTCAGAGTCCTGCAAAGAGCAAGACAGGCTCTTCAGCTATAACCGAGTCTAAGGTCACAGCCCCCTCTGCTG TAGTTGGTCCAAAAAATTCTGTGAGCAACAAGAAGACTTCAGGATTGGCAAAAAAATCAACG aaaaagaagaaaaaagaaacaaaaccaaggaaaagaaaaaagtccACGTCTGAAGATGTTTCAGTGCCTCTTTTGGTCGTTGCCTCTCCAGGGAACAACTCCGATTCAGACTCTAGTTTAGATGTGGACAAGTGGAGGAAAATACTTTCTGAGTTATCAG ATGCCGATCGAGCAAAGATGGACATTCTCTCAATCTTGGATGAAACTCCTGTCTCCTCACCTGCAAAGTCTTCAGCAAAGGGAAAGACGGCAAAGAAGCCAGCAAGAGCTAAAAAGGAGGGCGACTCCAAAATCCAAAAGTCCAATACACCAGCAAAGAAGGCGAGTGCCAAACCTGACATTTCTGTAACGACCGATGCATCTGAGACTCCTTCAAAAAAGTCGAAAGACAAAGATGCTGCAGCAGTTTCTGATCATGAAGTTAAGACACCATCCAAAAAGACTGGGAATAAGAAAAATAGTAGTAATGTTGAAACTGACTATAGTACCTTAAATAATAAAGCGGTTAAGAAAGCTGCTAGCAAGCTGCTAGAAACCAACCTTAAAGTGGAAGCTacccctgaccaatcagagacaCAGTCAAAGAAACTGAAAAACAAGAAGTCTAAAAGAGTTGTAGAGCCTGTTCCTGATGAGACGCCTTCTAAGAAGGTTAAAGTTGAGAAAACTGAAGGAACTTCTGAGATTGACCAAGAGACGCCATCTGAGAAAGCTGACGTCTCTCTAGAATCCGTTAAACCTGACTCTTCATCTAAAAAAGCCAAACTTAAGGCTAATAAAAGCCATTCAGAAACACTTCCATCTAAAAAAGCTAAAGCCAAGAAGGTTAAAAGCACCGAAGAACCTGGTGAAGTGGGAACGAGCAGTAAGAAGCTCAAAACGGTCATGTCAGATGATGATCTCCTGCACTCCGACTCTACAAACAGCATTtcgataaaaagaaaaaacaaggctGCTGCTGATGATGTGGAGATCCAGAATGATGTTCCTTCAGAAACACCCTTAAAAAGTAGTAAATCTCAAGCTAAGACTCTAGATGGTGATGGTTTGGGAAATGAGGAGACCTCTAGTCAAGATCTAAAaacttccaaaaagaaaaaacacaaaagggAAGAATCTTTGGATGTCCCAGCTCCGGAGGAGGCCACGCCAGAGCCCAAGGAGGccaaagagaagaagaaaagcaaGGAGGGAGAAAATGCAGATGCTCTTcaaccaccaccagcagcagcagcaaaagaagaagaagcattTGTTCCTGTAGATACAAATCAGAAGAAAAAGA agaagaagaaagagaaggagagagaagaagaaacagaGGAGATAATCCCCTTGTCTGCTCCAGTTGAGGAG AAGAAGATGTCTTCCGAAGAGAAGCAGTTCAGTAGTGATGAATCTCTTGGACTCAACGGCACATGA
- the LOC109102587 gene encoding muscle M-line assembly protein unc-89-like isoform X3 yields MTSNITDASQDELINLIYHHLKDNGYEKAANVLRKHAPQVETEEVKASLSEIFKKWASLDDGDIPPVPSGVQSPAKSKTGSSAITESKVTAPSAVVGPKNSVSNKKTSGLAKKSTKKKKKETKPRKRKKSTSEDVSVPLLVVASPGNNSDSDSSLDVDKWRKILSELSDADRAKMDILSILDETPVSSPAKSSAKGKTAKKPARAKKEGDSKIQKSNTPAKKASAKPDISVTTDASETPSKKSKDKDAAAVSDHEVKTPSKKTGNKKNSSNVETDYSTLNNKAVKKAASKLLETNLKVEATPDQSETQSKKLKNKKSKRVVEPVPDETPSKKVKVEKTEGTSEIDQETPSEKADVSLESVKPDSSSKKAKLKANKSHSETLPSKKAKAKKVKSTEEPGEVGTSSKKLKTVMSDDDLLHSDSTNSISIKRKNKAAADDVEIQNDVPSETPLKSSKSQAKTLDGDGLGNEETSSQDLKTSKKKKHKREESLDVPAPEEATPEPKEAKEKKKSKEGENADALQPPPAAAAKEEEAFVPVDTNQKKKKKEREEETEEIIPLSAPVEEVVVQKKKKMSSEEKQFSSDESLGLNGT; encoded by the exons ATGACCTCAAATATTACAGACGCCTCGCAGGACGAgctgatcaatttaatatatcaCCATTTAAAGGACAACGGCTACGAGAAAGCAGCTAACGTGCTGAGAAAGCACGCACCCCAG GTTGAAACTGAAGAAGTGAAGGCATCCTTGAGTGAGATCTTTAAGAAGTGGGCAAG CTTGGATGATGGAGATATTCCTCCGGTGCCTTCTG GTGTTCAGAGTCCTGCAAAGAGCAAGACAGGCTCTTCAGCTATAACCGAGTCTAAGGTCACAGCCCCCTCTGCTG TAGTTGGTCCAAAAAATTCTGTGAGCAACAAGAAGACTTCAGGATTGGCAAAAAAATCAACG aaaaagaagaaaaaagaaacaaaaccaaggaaaagaaaaaagtccACGTCTGAAGATGTTTCAGTGCCTCTTTTGGTCGTTGCCTCTCCAGGGAACAACTCCGATTCAGACTCTAGTTTAGATGTGGACAAGTGGAGGAAAATACTTTCTGAGTTATCAG ATGCCGATCGAGCAAAGATGGACATTCTCTCAATCTTGGATGAAACTCCTGTCTCCTCACCTGCAAAGTCTTCAGCAAAGGGAAAGACGGCAAAGAAGCCAGCAAGAGCTAAAAAGGAGGGCGACTCCAAAATCCAAAAGTCCAATACACCAGCAAAGAAGGCGAGTGCCAAACCTGACATTTCTGTAACGACCGATGCATCTGAGACTCCTTCAAAAAAGTCGAAAGACAAAGATGCTGCAGCAGTTTCTGATCATGAAGTTAAGACACCATCCAAAAAGACTGGGAATAAGAAAAATAGTAGTAATGTTGAAACTGACTATAGTACCTTAAATAATAAAGCGGTTAAGAAAGCTGCTAGCAAGCTGCTAGAAACCAACCTTAAAGTGGAAGCTacccctgaccaatcagagacaCAGTCAAAGAAACTGAAAAACAAGAAGTCTAAAAGAGTTGTAGAGCCTGTTCCTGATGAGACGCCTTCTAAGAAGGTTAAAGTTGAGAAAACTGAAGGAACTTCTGAGATTGACCAAGAGACGCCATCTGAGAAAGCTGACGTCTCTCTAGAATCCGTTAAACCTGACTCTTCATCTAAAAAAGCCAAACTTAAGGCTAATAAAAGCCATTCAGAAACACTTCCATCTAAAAAAGCTAAAGCCAAGAAGGTTAAAAGCACCGAAGAACCTGGTGAAGTGGGAACGAGCAGTAAGAAGCTCAAAACGGTCATGTCAGATGATGATCTCCTGCACTCCGACTCTACAAACAGCATTtcgataaaaagaaaaaacaaggctGCTGCTGATGATGTGGAGATCCAGAATGATGTTCCTTCAGAAACACCCTTAAAAAGTAGTAAATCTCAAGCTAAGACTCTAGATGGTGATGGTTTGGGAAATGAGGAGACCTCTAGTCAAGATCTAAAaacttccaaaaagaaaaaacacaaaagggAAGAATCTTTGGATGTCCCAGCTCCGGAGGAGGCCACGCCAGAGCCCAAGGAGGccaaagagaagaagaaaagcaaGGAGGGAGAAAATGCAGATGCTCTTcaaccaccaccagcagcagcagcaaaagaagaagaagcattTGTTCCTGTAGATACAAATCAGAAGAAAAAGA agaaggagagagaagaagaaacagaGGAGATAATCCCCTTGTCTGCTCCAGTTGAGGAGGTGgtagtgcaaaaaa AGAAGAAGATGTCTTCCGAAGAGAAGCAGTTCAGTAGTGATGAATCTCTTGGACTCAACGGCACATGA
- the LOC109072207 gene encoding LOW QUALITY PROTEIN: arylsulfatase I-like (The sequence of the model RefSeq protein was modified relative to this genomic sequence to represent the inferred CDS: inserted 2 bases in 1 codon): MTAPSLTALSVMSLLSLGYLSQDWTSPNQVEQTSHPRPHIIFIMTDDQGFNDIGYHNRDIHTPTLDKLAAEGVKLENYYIQPILRPALSQSITGRYQIHTGLQHSIIRSRQPSCLPFDLRTLPQRLQEAGYATHMVGKWHLGFYKRDCLPTRRGFHTYFGSLTGSVDYYTYESCDGPGICGYDLHEGERVAWGQGGRYSTHLYAQRVRKILAAHDPSSQPLFIFLSFQXVHMPLQSPREYIYPYRQMGNVFRRKYAGMVSAVDEAIRNVTYALRKYGYYKNSVIIFSTDNGGQPLFGGSNWPLRGRKGTYWEGGVRGIGFVHSPLLRRRKRVNKALVHITDWYPTLVGLAGGNVSRMDGLDGYDMWETISNGKESPRLEILHNIDPLYNAARHGSFKNGYGIWNTAIQAAVRVGDWKLLTGNPGYGDWIPPQMLGNFPESWWNLERHTEAKKSLWLFNVADDPYERYDLSERRPDVVKQLLARLAFYNRTSVPVRYPLEDPRADPRRNGGAWGPWEGDEENWEAFYLRKRKVKKQKRKFCKMKSFFRRLNIRMMSNRI, translated from the exons ATGACAGCACCGTCTCTAACTGCGCTCTCCGTGATGAGTTTGCTCAGTCTGGGCTATTTGTCCCAGGACTGGACGAGTCCGAACCAGGTCGAGCAGACGAGCCATCCCCGTCCGCACATTATCTTCATCATGACAGATGATCAGGGCTTTAACGACATCGGCTACCACAACAGAGACATCCACACCCCGACACTGGACAAGCTGGCAGCGGAGGGAGTGAAGCTGGAGAACTACTACATCCAGCCCATCCTCCGTCCCGCACTCAGTCAATCAATCACAGG TAGGTATCAGATCCATACGGGTCTCCAGCACTCGATAATCCGCTCTCGGCAGCCCAGCTGTTTGCCCTTTGACCTCCGGACGTTGCCCCAGCGGCTGCAGGAGGCGGGATACGCCACGCACATGGTGGGCAAATGGCACCTGGGCTTCTACAAGCGCGATTGCCTGCCGACTCGCCGCGGGTTCCACACATACTTCGGCTCCTTGACAGGCAGCGTGGATTATTACACCTACGAGTCGTGCGATGGGCCGGGAATTTGCGGGTACGACCTCCACGAGGGTGAGCGTGTGGCATGGGGTCAGGGAGGGCGTTATTCCACACATTTGTACGCGCAAAGAGTACGAAAAATCCTTGCTGCTCACGATCCTTCATCCCAGCCACTTTTCATTTTCCTCTCTTTCCA CGTGCACATGCCATTGCAGTCACCAAGGGAATACATCTATCCGTATCGACAAATGGGAAATGTGTTTCGCCGGAAATACGCTGGGATGGTTTCGGCCGTCGATGAGGCGATAAGGAACGTGACGTACGCGCTCCGAAAGTATGGCTACTATAAGAACAGTGTCATAATCTTTTCTACCGATAACGGCGGACAGCCGCTCTTTGGTGGGAGCAATTGGCCTCTACGGGGAAGAAAGGGAACGTATTGGGAAGGAGGCGTCCGTGGCATTGGATTCGTCCATAGTCCGTTGTTGAGACGTAGGAAGAGAGTTAACAAAGCTTTGGTTCACATCACCGACTGGTACCCAACGCTAGTGGGACTCGCAGGAGGGAACGTTTCCCGGATGGACGGGCTTGACGGATATGACATGTGGGAAACCATTAGTAATGGGAAAGAGTCTCCACGATTGGAGATCCTTCATAATATCGATCCGCTCTACAACGCGGCCCGCCACGGATCTTTTAAAAACGGATATGGGATCTGGAATACGGCCATACAAGCAGCGGTTCGAGTCGGAGACTGGAAGCTCTTGACCGGAAATCCTGGATATGGAGACTGGATTCCGCCTCAGATGCTGGGAAACTTTCCAGAATCTTGGTGGAATTTGGAACGCCACACGGAAGCGAAGAAATCCCTGTGGCTCTTCAATGTTGCAGACGATCCGTATGAGCGTTACGATCTTTCAGAGCGCCGGCCAGACGTGGTTAAGCAGCTGCTGGCCCGGTTAGCGTTCTACAACCGGACCTCCGTTCCGGTGCGCTACCCTTTGGAGGATCCTAGAGCCGATCCAAGACGCAACGGAGGGGCTTGGGGTCCTTGGGAAGGAGATGAAGAAAACTGGGAGGCGTTTTATCTTAGAAAGAGAAAAGTCAAGAAGCAAAAGCGCAAGTTCTGCAAAATGAAGTCATTTTTTAGAAGACTTAACATTAGAATGATGTCAAACAGGATTTGA